The following are encoded together in the Thermomonas brevis genome:
- the efp gene encoding elongation factor P, which yields MATLGMNDVKSGQKILVNNEPAVIFETDYVKPGKGQAFTRVRYRQIRTGRVQEITMKSTDSVEAADVVDTDMQYLYNDGEYWHFMNQETFEQVQADKAGVGDAAKWIKGEEDCVVTLFNGNPIQVTPPNFVELKIVETDPGVKGDTAGTGGKPATLETGAVVRVPLFVGQDEVIKVDTRSGEYVSRVK from the coding sequence ATGGCCACCCTCGGCATGAACGACGTCAAATCCGGCCAGAAAATCCTGGTCAACAACGAGCCTGCGGTCATCTTCGAAACCGATTACGTGAAGCCGGGCAAGGGCCAGGCCTTCACCCGCGTGCGCTACCGCCAGATCCGCACCGGCCGCGTGCAGGAAATCACCATGAAGTCCACCGACTCGGTGGAAGCCGCCGACGTGGTCGATACCGACATGCAGTACCTGTACAACGATGGCGAGTACTGGCACTTCATGAACCAGGAAACCTTCGAGCAGGTGCAGGCCGACAAGGCCGGCGTCGGCGATGCTGCCAAGTGGATCAAGGGCGAGGAAGACTGCGTGGTCACCCTGTTCAACGGCAACCCGATCCAGGTGACGCCGCCGAACTTCGTCGAACTGAAGATCGTCGAGACCGATCCGGGCGTGAAGGGCGACACCGCCGGTACCGGCGGCAAGCCGGCCACGCTGGAAACGGGCGCGGTGGTGCGCGTGCCGCTGTTCGTCGGCCAGGATGAAGTCATCAAGGTCGATACCCGCAGCGGCGAGTACGTTTCGCGCGTGAAGTGA